The sequence GACCACCACCGGCAGGAAGCCGCGGAATCGCTCGGCCATGCGTGGCGCGGCGCTATTGCTGAGAATATCCATCAGCGAAGCATATCAGTCGCCGCGCGTGGCATCGGGTGGCGCTTGGGGGGGCTTGCCGCGCGAATGTCTTGAATGTGTCATGAAAGCGGCATCCAACCGTAAAAATCCATGGGCAGACTTGTTAATGAATCGCTAGCCGGCCATCAAATCGAGGGGGCGATTGAGATGTTTTCCACCAACTTTCGGAGTAAAGACATGCGTTCCAAACTGATTGTGGTAGCAATTGCTGCCGGCCTGGGCGTCAGCAGCTTCGCGGCTGCCGCGGCGAAGCTGCCGCAGAAGACGGCTGTGGTCAGCAACAGCGAAGTCGAGCTCCTGAAGGCACAGCTCGCCACGCTGCAGGCCAAGGTGGATGAACTGGAACAGCGCACCGACGCCCAGTCCGACATCAACGTCAGCACCGGCCAGGCAGTGGAGAAGGCCACCAACGTGACCGCAACCAGCGACAAGAAGCTGGCCGCGCTGGAGAAGGCGATCAACAACACCACGCTGTCCGGCAAGATGTTCTTCGACTTCACCAACATCAACGACAAGAACAGCGACAAGGGCAAGAGCGACAAGTCCGGCTTCGGCCTGGACGTGAAGCGCTTCTACCTCGGTATCGACCACAAGTTCAACGACATCTGGTCGGCCAACCTGACCACCGATTTCAACTATGTCAGCAACGATGGCCAGACCAACCTGTTCGTCAAGAAAGCCTATGTGCAGGGCAAGTTCGACGACGCTGCGGTGTTCCGTGTCGGTTCGGCCGACATGCCGTGGATCCCGTTTGCCGAGAAGTACTACGGCTTCCGCTACGTCGAGAACACCCTGACCGACCGCCTGAAGTACGGCAACTCGGCCGACTGGGGCCTGCACCTGGGCGGCGACATCGGTGCCAGCAAGTCGCTCAACTACGCGGTGTCGGTCGTCAACGGCAACGGCTACAAGAACCCGGGCCGCAGCAAGGGCGTGGATGTCGAGGGCCGCGTCGGCTTCGTGCCGTTCGAGAACATGATCGTGGCGGTGGGCGGCTACAGCGGCCATCGCGGTCAGGAGACCGAGAACATCAACGCACCGAATACCGCCCAGCGTGGCGATTTCATGGTGGCCTATGCCAGCAAGGACTTCCGCCTCGGCGCCGAGTACTTCACCGCGAAGAACTGGAACAACGTGCTCACCACAGCGACGGACAAGGCCGATGGTTACTCGCTGTGGGGCAGCGTGGCCGTGGCCGATGGCGTGAACCTGTTTGCCCGTTACGACAACGCCAAGCTCAGCAAGACGCTGGACAGCGCCAACAAGGATGTCTACTACAACGCTGGCGTCGAATTCCAGGTGACCAAGGGCTTCAAGCTGGCCGGTGTGTGGAAGCACGAGAAGGCCGACAAGTCGGTCACCACCCCGGTGCCGCCGCACGTGCAGAACACCAAGACCAACGAGATCGGTGTGTTCGGCGAAGTGTCATTCTGATGCAACGTGCAGGCGGCATGCTGCCTGCACGGGATGAATGACCGACGGTCTATCGCAAGGGAGTTCCACCCATGGACGGAAAACGGCGGGCATTGCCCGCCGTTTGCTTTTCTGCAGCCGGATAATCCGCCGTCAGTGGTGGTCCAGCGTGGCCCCGGTCAACATGCCGCGCGCCAGCATGCTGCACTGGCGCCGGTACAGCAGCAATTGCCACTGACGGCCACCGATCTGTCGCCACAGCACCGCCGAGCGCACTGCGGCGAGCAGGTTGGTGCGCACCTTCTCCACCACGGCGGTCTGCTGCAATTGTTGTGGATTGCCGCTGACCATCACGCGCGGCTTGAGGATCGACAAGGTGGAGGCGTAGACCTCGGCCAGCCGGCTGTTGACCTGGCTGGAATCCTGGCCGAAGTGCTCGACCTGCCGCTGCGCGGCGATGATCCCCTGCTGCAGCTTGTCGAGCAGGTCCGCGCGCGCCGACAGGCTGCGTTCCAGCCGCATCACGGTCACCGTCATGCGCGTTACCGCCATGTCCGGGGTGCTTTCATCCAGCTGTCCGATCAGCGTGCGCAGGCCCAGCCGCAC is a genomic window of Rhodanobacter thiooxydans containing:
- the hflD gene encoding high frequency lysogenization protein HflD, with amino-acid sequence MTEERVLALAGLFQACALAQQLANEGRCDEAAMEASVASVFRIDAPSVVGVYGNVSNVRLGLRTLIGQLDESTPDMAVTRMTVTVMRLERSLSARADLLDKLQQGIIAAQRQVEHFGQDSSQVNSRLAEVYASTLSILKPRVMVSGNPQQLQQTAVVEKVRTNLLAAVRSAVLWRQIGGRQWQLLLYRRQCSMLARGMLTGATLDHH
- a CDS encoding porin; the protein is MRSKLIVVAIAAGLGVSSFAAAAAKLPQKTAVVSNSEVELLKAQLATLQAKVDELEQRTDAQSDINVSTGQAVEKATNVTATSDKKLAALEKAINNTTLSGKMFFDFTNINDKNSDKGKSDKSGFGLDVKRFYLGIDHKFNDIWSANLTTDFNYVSNDGQTNLFVKKAYVQGKFDDAAVFRVGSADMPWIPFAEKYYGFRYVENTLTDRLKYGNSADWGLHLGGDIGASKSLNYAVSVVNGNGYKNPGRSKGVDVEGRVGFVPFENMIVAVGGYSGHRGQETENINAPNTAQRGDFMVAYASKDFRLGAEYFTAKNWNNVLTTATDKADGYSLWGSVAVADGVNLFARYDNAKLSKTLDSANKDVYYNAGVEFQVTKGFKLAGVWKHEKADKSVTTPVPPHVQNTKTNEIGVFGEVSF